The region ccttatggtactgcttggcgctgaaccccctttctaaacaactgaatgctactggaaaaagtttcaatgtcaaaggaaacagaaatactattgcactcaatcatttgctttacatggatgacctaaaacttataacgggcaacaaaaaccacttgcaaattatggtcaaactggtggaaaatttttcggaagacgtggggatgaaattcggattggacaagtgtcgtactattagcgtagtgcgtggaaaaatccaagatgaaccgatagctctctccaatggataggagatagaagcaatgaaatcggacgatctttataaatacctaggaatgaaacaaaaccgacgaataaaccatcaaagaatgaaggaagacttaacaactgagttcattaggagaatcaacaaaattttaaaaacaaacctcaacagcaagaacatgacgagagctatcaatacatgttcaattcttacatactctttcggtgtcattccatggaccaaaacagatatagaacacctgcaacgcaaaatgagaaccttaaTGACGAAatcacacaagcaccatccgaaaagtcgcattgagaggacgacactgccgaggaataaaggaggcagaggtctgctagacatcatggaacatGCCTatgggcaaattgaatgcctacgaacatacttcaaagacaaatcagacatgtcagagatctacaaagtactgtgtgaagcagacgaatcaacacctttacagctgcacaaggagcaattgtcatacaaccaccagacaatccaagaaacactgcaaagatggagagaaaagcccctacatcgacgacatttcaacgaggtgaaccaggatcatgtcgacattgaagcgtcgaactattggctcaggtcaggtgcaatgtatccagaaacggaaggatttcttttagccatccaagatcaagtgatctcaacaaaaaattactgcaagcatatcataaaggatcgaactattactgacgatcgatgccgttatgggtgtccaacgaatgagacaatccaacatatcacgggaggatgtcaaatgtttgcaggaaatgaatataaagagagacacgatgcagtaggaaagatactacaccaagaaattgcaactaaattaacactaattcattctgacaaagtgccatactacaagtaccgaccggaaaccatcctggaaaacgaacgctataaactgtactgggatcgtacagttttgactgataaaacagttcctcacaacagaccagatatattgctagttgataaacatcaacagacagcaatactcatcgacgaagcaatacctaataacaacaacatgcgtcaaaaaaaggtcgaaaaaatctgaaaatatagggacctcgaatttcagataaagcgccagtggggaatgatatcaacgagaactattccaattatcatctcaacaacaggaatagtacccaaaaatctcaagagaaatatcaagcaactaggacttagtgagtatatatgtaatataatgcaaaaagctgttcttttaggtactgcaaggacggtgaggaaattcctaggaagcgaaggacaggtccaaggaacGCGTGTAAGaagaccagaagttcgacgagaaccagggggaccacaaggaccggacaagaccgagctctacccttctgatattttaaatatctgggactgagtgaatgttcctcttagcgaggagtgagaagccgacggcgaggagaaatcctacgcgtataggcaaaagtcggggataataattTGTCTCAATCTCAATTACACTTGAAGttaaatttttcgaattgatgtgtttgaattttaaatttgattgcATAAAAAAGTTACAACAGCAAAGGTAGATAAAAGTATAACCTTGCTGTTGAAGTTTCACTTCATCTACCCTTGCGATCAGTGATACTTTATTTTATACAaagacttattattattatcccccgacgtataggcaaaagtcgggagataaaaataataagatGGTATAGAAAGTGACTGTCATCGTCTCGTCTGTCATATTATGTATAGAAAAAGTCATACAGAGAGAGCAACGTGGATTTTAAGATATTGCTTCAAAGTTTCGATGTCTTTCAATTAAATACAGTATGATACTGAACTGAAAAGCATTATATCATTGTCCAGActtcaaatataattttattgatttgatgtgtatttcaaaaattatataagTAACTCTACTTCTACTTTTCGATATCATACCCATAATCTGAAGCAACCAATTTTGTGAAGGATGATGATTTTCAGCAATACCTTGTTTCGTGATTtgtaatatgtatttttcaaggTGTTTTTGATAGAAAGGGAAATGAAGAGAATTGTGTAAATTACCATCTATTCAGCCTATTTTTCAGCTCAATACTTCGATATTCATTTCCTCCATCATCGTTTTAGgtatttctctatattttattcgttgaaactatatttttataCCTTGTTTTCAAGCGCTAGTCGCCTGAACAGAGCTctatatcatttcgtcacggtgtctataattttttaaattttgaaccgTGAAGAAACTCCAGCGTTAAGGCTAAATTGACTTATGACGAATCCGTGGTCAAATTGGATTATGACCGACTTTAAACCGATCTttaaaaacttcaatttttgaacATCAAAATCTACAGACTTGAAAATTTTAGAGTACATTTTGCCGACATTTATGCTGAATTTGAAAAGGATCGTATAATCCGAACCGCTCAATAAGATAAACTAGTCAACAGCAATTACATATTAATAAATCACATATTATCTACACAGTTCAGTGGGCGCAATATGCGCATGAACAACGACCGCTCAAAAATTACTGACACCAGCTAGTGCTAGCTAGTGCTCTTCTTGAATTTccattatttctaaaaataagaACACCCGATGCCCTCTGTACCGTTTCTCTATACCCAGAAATAAATCCTGATGGATTGCCACTATCAGACTTCAATCAATAAAGGTTGTTCGAGAGTTCCAGATATCGAATACAGCAAATACTAATGCGACCTACCTTCTTCATCCGGCGTTACCCAATCTAAATTCCTGCTAAACATGGCATAATCTATTCAGATTAGCAACGCCTTGCAGTTCATTTAAAATGTTTTAGTGCCCTGATATCATAATTTGATTAACGCTGAAACATCCAGCTGGGATATAATTGCATCGCTAATTGAACTTTAGATTTATGTATCGAACGTTTATATCGTTACAAATGACGGTAATATTTCATGACTATTAGACGCACGTATTATACCGAGTTAAATGACACTCTGaagaatgaaattattgaaggaCACCCCGCGACTCCAATTATGCTACGTATATTATGGATCTCGCAGATCTTCGGGTCGGTATAGAACCACCACCTGGAGGCCTGGCTCTACGTGAGGTGAGGAGGAATCTCAGGTATTTACCGTATCTCATGGGGAAACCATATAGTTATCATCATAGATGGCGGATACGTATTTGTTTATATCATTTCATTTCTAATACAGGAAGAATTCTCATACTCGACATTCTTGTTGTCCAATGTCTCAATATTCCACACAATCATAATGGCCTCGGTCTCAAATGTTCTTATCATCTTTTCACCTAAATACAGGATGTGGCATGTTGATATACCTatatctatatacagggtggccactttttcaatgggattgtattggtaacttttaaatcataagagttaggaggtaggtcaaatggagaaaaagttgcatgcatagaagcattatcaagcagttcaaacaaatcgagattatcagggccggttttcgagatatcataagaaaagtaaattatgtcattttgatttttctttttttcccacattatttcaaatattataaaaaaatgttacaggaattttttattcgacagtaaattattctcaatttgacgtaatcagatttcgtatccaacgtttcgtactccctgggccaccctcaacctcatttttttcaatacggacctggatattttatgacatttttcgaaataacttttaacgctgaattcaacgatatatcatacaatgtcattcaaagttgattttcaggagattttgaccctcatccaaaattaatggtgtgtatgtaagaaaaaacaagtatattaacgatatcaatgttctgacccaaattcaatcaaacccagaaaaaaaatcgagaactgaggccagtcgatagaatttttcaaaaactgctcttaataaaatagtcaagagacgcgaatacattgattttaaatttgaataccaagccttgcaaaaattttATCGTAATgctatcaaaataaatttcgattctgtaatttgtttcaacggaacaaatgacaaatacaacaatagtgatacctcgcgagtgGGTCACCTCCTTCTACTATGAATACAGTACCTCTCTTGGTTAACGTTCAGTTGCCTCGAGGAACGAaagataaccacacctacgagaatactcttgttgatgatacctggggagtaggcagattgagaccccggcgtaaagtcaacggttcttgaaaatggctccaaaatcggagccgaaacgtcgaacacgacaaaatattagacgcggtccaatccggaacacacacagttcaaatatttcctaccgCGGAAACCTATCCGAACATATTTCACGCCTCTACGGAgaggacattttgaaatcttccaGAATGTATTCATCGCTTCTAATTCGCAGATCCAAACTTCTTTGCGACTTAACATTCCTCAAGTCATGCCGAGACAACAAGGTCATTCCTACAAATTTTCGATTAAAACACCCAGACGGTCCACCTTCAACCGTGAACATCCTCGCAAAGTGCAGTCATGCCTTAATCCGGAAAACCATCCACAACATCAGACGAAATCTCGATACAACCAACTCGTCACTTTTTCATCACTTTGGAATTTTATCGCTTGCTAACATCCATCCTATTATCTGGGACACTTATCTTAGAATCTCTATCGAAAAGGCAGATCATATAAGTGCAAAAAAGACCGATACCCAgaagaaaaaactgtttttccttCTCCAACACAAAATCCCACCTAAACAAACAACCAACACCCCTGTCCTGATACACCATCTCTCCGATACCCCTATCGATCAAACCACTCGAGAGCTTCTATCTAAAGTATTGAATTTTTGTATCACCCCACACAAACTACCGACCGAAACTATCATTACTCAGGTGGAATCCGCCATATCGCACCTCCCCCCAACCGAAGCCGAGGAAACACGTCAGGACATTGCCAGCACCCTAAGGAGAGCCAAACTTCCTCCATCAAACATCTCACGTTCTGAAAGAATATGCCTCAGAAATCTCCATAATAATACCGATATCATTGTCCTTCCAGCCGACAAGGGTGACGCTACGGTTATTCTCAACACTTCTGACTACGTGGAGAAGATTTCATCCCTCCTGTAGTCTTCAGAATACAAAACCACCCCGCAGGACCCTACAACCTATCTAGAAAAGAAAACCAAAGCTCTCATCAGTGCTTCGAAGCTTCCGATAGAAATCAGAAAATCTCTCATCCCCAGGGGAAAAATCTTCTCGAATCCCTCGAATCTACGGATTGCCTAATGTTCACAAACCGGACATCCCTCTTCGTCCAATCGTCAGTGCCTTTGGATCCCCAACTCATCATCTTGCTAAATACTTAGCTTCTACACTTCAACCACTAGCTGAAGAATCATCATCGCATGTAAAGAATTCTTTCCACTTCATCGAAACCTTAAGAACGTATCAAATCCATGAGTCAGACATTCTTGTCAGTTTTGACGTCGTATCTCTCTTCaccaatatttcactcaaagaGTCCCTTGAAATACTGGAGACCAAACATCGCATACCCCAGGATACATTGACCCTTATAAACCATTGCATGTCGAACACGTACTTCCTCTTTCAAGGTACATTTTACAAACAGGTGAAGGGTACACCCATGGGATCTCCACTTTCTCCAGCCATCGCTGATATTTACATGGAAGATTTTGAAACCAACGCCATCGAATCGTTCCACCTAAAACCTACTTGCTGGCTTCGATATGTGGACGATGTCTTCGTCATATGGCCACATGGACCCGAAACTCTCCAAGACTTCTTTGATCatctgaataatataaatatccatatCAAATTCACTATGGAAGTTGAAACCAACAACTCACTCCCTTTTCTTGATGTCCTCGTAGCGAAATCCAACAATTCCTTCACACACAcgatttacagaaaaccaacccacacaaaccgctacctgaatgcaaattcacACCATCATCCGTCTCAAATCAACTCCGTATTGAACTCCTCAATCCATAGATCCATAAAACTGACAGATAACCTacacattcaaaaagaaatcaacatcctTCAAACCGCCCTACAACAGAATGGCTACAACAGTCAACAAGTTCAGAGAGCCATCAACCGACATCAGACCCATACACAATAGCCCAAAaatcctccagaaaatttcccccataaagcttttctaccttttatcaaaggtgtcactgacaaaatcagtcgcatactacgaaaacaggatataaaaacagttttcacagccgataacaaaatttccaaatttcttcgaacaccaaaggatacgatcgataacgagtctcagggagtatacgagataccatgttccgcatgtcctagaacatacataggacaaacCAACAGACGTATAACTAAAAGATTTCTGATCTGAAAATACTTTGAGGTGTTTACCTATAAGCCAATGTTGCCAATAGTTTACGGAATCTTTTATTGCTATACATTCCAAATCAATTGCTTTTTTcctaaaatcctgtgaaaatTATGTACAATATGACCTCACAAGGAAATGAATCTTCAGACCATACTGTCCATAGTTTTTCTTACTTGTAATAGTAATTTTTCCTCTTCATAGAATATTCTAATAGTGAGCCTGCTTGATATCTAAATGCTATTGCATATTTTATTGGGGACCAACCTTTACATGGGGAAGTCTTACAAAAATTTTCTCTCCAATCATTCCATTCTGCGGTGATAGTGAGTTTCAATAGAGTACAATCATACCAATCTGCagcaatttttccataaatgattttaaaatttctattttattacaattttcatcaatccgtcacaatatttttcaaaacttttATCCATTGCTCTACATTTGcattttttccatcaaattttctAATAGTAAATTCTGTGGGTAATTTACCCACATTACTTTCTCTACCATTTTCTTGGTTTTTCCTCAGTATCTTCTCCAATAATTTTTCTAATGAATGTTCTGAAGCCCTAGTACTTGTAGTTGTGTCACTGCTTTCTTCACTCACTTCCTCTAAGTATACGTTTTCAAATTGGATATTTCCATCCTTATCAAAATAAGTATTTATAATTTCTTTAGTTAAACTCACCCACACTATCCTTGTTTGGCCTCTTAGTGAGCAAATTTTCTTGATTGGAATGCTTAGTGTAAACTGATGTTTCCAATCGATTAATTCGTGAATATTGAAATTCGTCGCAGCTTCAACAAAACTACAATATGAAATGTGAAAGCTGTATGGAATTAGTGTATTGTGAAAgaacataataaaaatgaacctattaacaggccaattgataTTTTGTTCACCTTGAATACTGATCATTCGTGGCAATAGAAAATATAATgtgaaatatcaaatatcacTTCTAAAACCTATGATTGATCgatatcataaaaatattcatcaatcaCTGAATTAATGTAATGTTTACATCAACTACTTAGAGCGATTCATGTAATGTGGGAATATTTATCGATCCTGTTTATACAACAATACTTATTCGGAATGAGCTATGATGAATTCTAAATATAATTAGATATGATTATTAAACAAAACTATTCAGTTTGACTGATGAATTGAGACTTCAACATCAGTCAGTTGAATTGATTACCATTCAATTCCATACTGAAGTGAATTCAACTGAAATCCACAACTTTTAATATCTCGATTCCAGAAAATAAtagcaattcaaaaaatttcacaatttataaatatttacagtgaaaaactgtaatagccttaattgtttataaatatTTGATCTCCATTTGGATTTGTAATTTTCAAAGTTAAAATCCTTTAAAATTAATAGAACTGAACAAGGACCtctgatattttttaaattattcaattctcaATTGCCATAATTCTGACTGCATTCTTAAAAAACTTCACTACACGCGGGTCaatagattaaatattcttttatCTGATTTTTGGGCTTTCAACCTCAACACACTTCAATAATAAGTCTTTTTCAATACTTTTgtaatatttgatgaatttcgaATGCAAGCCTCAACAAACTAAAGATTCCGTTAGTCAGTGGATCAGATTTGGgtcgttttttatttatttatttttcctgcATCTTGAATTCTATCAGGTAGTTGTCGATGAGATGTGATTTCAACATGAGAGTAAATCTGTTCTTTTCTACATTTTATCAAAGGTGTCAATGACAAAATCAGTCACATCCTACAAAATACAGGATATAAAGACAGTTTGCAAAGCCGAGAACGAAATATTAGACTCGGTCCAATGCGTAACACACAAAGtccaaatatatacatatatatatatatatatatatatatatatatatatatatatatatatatatatatatatatatatatatatatatatatatatatatatatatatatatatatatatatatatatatatatatatatatatatatatataaacaatcaaTTCACTAGCAACCAGAAGAGTTTCTTTAGAGATCTACAAAAACAGCAAAACCACCAAGCAAATCTGCTATCTCCGCGCTATGAACCCGGAAAATTTGTACGCCATTGGTCAAAGATATGGTCAGAGGAAAAGAGTCACAACAGCAAAGCCAATTGGATAGAAGGGGAGAAAAAAGAACACTATAATCTAGCCGAAATGCCTTCCATCATTGTTACGGAGGATGAAGTCACTGCGACGATtaagagaatgaaaaattggacGGCGGCTGGAATAGACAGTGTACATAATTATTGGTGGAAATCACTGCCGTCCACCCACACAGCACTGGCTCGACTCATCAATGAAGCACTGGAGAACCCAAATAGCATTCCCAAACACTTTACCCATGGAGTTACCTATATGATACCTAAAAAAGGAGACCCAACGATACCTGACAGTTATAGACCGATAACCTGTCTTCCGTCAGCGTATAAGATCATCACTTCAACAATTGGCCAGAAAATCCGGATCCACCTGAAAACCAATAACCTCATGGCGTGGGAACAGAATGGATGTGAAAAGAGCGGTAAAGGCAGTAAGGAACTATTGATAATTGACAACTTAATCACTAAACAggcaaaaagaaaacaaaaaaacatcTCAATGGCCTGGATAGATTACCAAAAGGCATTTGACTCTGTTCCCCACTCTTGGCTTCTTGAAATCCTGAGAATATATAAGGTGGACCCgaagataatttcatttttccaaTTCCTTATGTCGACCTGGCGGACTTCACTAAGACTCGAGGGTAGTTCGGAGCTGAACAAATCACCCGCGATAATGATCAAGAGGGGTATATTCCAAGGTGACAGCTTtagccctttatggttctgtCTGGCCATGAACCCTCTCAGCAGTATGTTAAATAGATCATCGTATGGATACTCCTTAGacgcagaaaaaaaattaa is a window of Harmonia axyridis chromosome 2, icHarAxyr1.1, whole genome shotgun sequence DNA encoding:
- the LOC123673361 gene encoding uncharacterized protein LOC123673361, with the translated sequence MDLADLRVGIEPPPGGLALREVRRNLRSKLLCDLTFLKSCRDNKVIPTNFRLKHPDGPPSTVNILAKCSHALIRKTIHNIRRNLDTTNSSLFHHFGILSLANIHPIIWDTYLRISIEKADHISAKKTDTQKKKLFFLLQHKIPPKQTTNTPVLIHHLSDTPIDQTTRELLSKVLNFCITPHKLPTETIITQVESAISHLPPTEAEETRQDIASTLRRAKLPPSNISRSERICLRNLHNNTDIIVLPADKGDATVILNTSDYVEKISSLL